ACATTGTACTTAAAGTGtttctgtgtctgcctctcccaccagaCTTGAaatctccttgagggcagaaaatactttttttgttgaCTTGGGTACCATCAGCACCCAGCATAATAATCAGATAAATAAACCATCTCacatccttttttcttcctcactgtGATTTAAGAGATGTAGATAAAATACTGGGACATGGCTTCCACCAAAACACAAAGATCTTGAAAGCTATTAAGGGCAAATCCGAAGTCAGGCTTAAAAAAGCAATGATGCTATTTCTAAGTCTTAAGACAgagtatttcttctgttttcactaCAGGCTCAGTTGTCAAAGGTCCCAATTTGCGGGAAGAGCCAGGCTAGACACCTGGAAAGCTCCTGAGAGATTTCTAGGATTCTACCGGAACCCAAAtctcttccatttaaaaattaagagacagaaagtaaaaggGTGATTgcggagatggggagggggaggcttgGAAATAGGGATAATGGGGAGTTAACAGGAGTTATCATTTAATGattacagagtttcagtttggtaagacgaaaaagttctggaaatagatggtggtaatggttgcacaccaatgtaaatgtacttaatgccactgtacacttaaaaatagttaaaatggtaaactttacattatatatactttactacaatttttttaaaaaaagggatgTGTTGATCTATCCCCAGTCAGGGACCAAGAAAAGCAGTCACAAAAGCATGCTAacaagcatattttttttttctcttatgaccAGGCTGATGGGCAGGCTTGGAAAACAAGGCCACAGGCAACATTCCATTGAAGTAGTTggctccctcttttctctttgagtGCCTTACGTCCTCTCTGATTGTGAGAATTATTAAATTTACTACTTGTCTAGCTGTCAAAGCACTAAATGCCTTAGTTCTTCAcctcctgttctccctctctccaagATGTCCTTCTATGCTGTATTTAGAAGGCTGCTTCACAAAATTTCCTCAGTTCCATCAGTGACATTTGTCATTGTGACTGCCACAGAAACATGCCTATTCCTCCCAGGTATACTCCCATGTCCCCTACCTCCCACTCTATATTATGGACTCTCTACCCAAATTAAGACAGCAAATCTTGAATTCATTTCTCCATTCACAGGCCAGTTGCAAgcattttaataacattgtaaTTGCTCATCTTGCCCCATGTTTTTCACTCAGATTTATCATTTACAAAACAATCTTCCAAAGATACCACTTTTATcttgacatttccttttttaaggtcAATTAATAATGGTAAAGATGATGACAATAGCAACAATACAGCCGCAGCAGGAGCTAACAAATGAGGGCTTTACACTGTACTGTACTTAGCCTTAcacatattatcttatttaactcTCAAACAGACCCAtgatgtatataattattttaactattttacagaagacaaaacaaaggCTGTACTGCAAGGATTATTAGCCAAGGGTCTATATCTCTAAAAGGTTTGTGAATGTCCTTCAGGAGCGCATGACCCCCTCAAATGGCAATGCATAAGGTGGCGGGGATGTGCAACTGTGCATTTTGCTGGGGAAAGGGTTCATAGCTTTTATTGGCTTATTGAAAGATCATAGCTCAAACTTGATTATTAACTGCTGCTAAAAGGTTaaacattttcaattaaattaaagcaaaattcCTGAGTCTGAAGGTAGCTGTCTTTACCGACTAGAGCACATCACACCCAATCTACTTCCTTCCCTTAGGAAGCCATGATCATTTCACCAGCTGATCCTCACACTGTTCCCTACCCAGAACGCATCCCCAAATGTGAAGCCTACCCATGCTTCCAAAAGCTTACCTGTGGACCCATGAAACCTTCCTGGTCTATTCCAGTCCCTACTGATATCACATAGCCTCCAAgaacacacatgaacacacacattcCCACAGACAACCCCCTTCTTCAGTCCCATTTTCTCACCCATTCGTGCTGGCAATACACACTCTAATGTGCACCTTCCTCGCACATCCCGACATTCTCTACATTCGGAGACACGGACGCAGTGTCACACTCAGTAAACAGTTTGTCACATCTTGACATTCATACCAGAAGTTCCCCCTAAGAGCTCTATCTCACACACGCTGACCCAGGACCTCAGATACAACCTCGGACTCAGTCACCAGACTCACAAGCACAGGATCACACATTCACTCAGTCACACAGGCTCACCGGCCCACAGTACTGCCCAAAGTCTCACTGACGATCTCTCACGTACTGACAGTCGCTCTGTTCCACAGACGCTCTGACAAACACCCACCGCCGCTCCCTCTCGCGCCCCACCTCACCCGATGCTGGTACAGGCAGACGTTCCCAAAGCCGCCGGTGCCCAGCCGCTCCCGCATCTCCCAGGGCCCGCCCGCGCCCGGCCGCAGCCCCGGGGGCCGCTCCATGGGGCGGGAGGGCAGGCGGCCTCAGGTTCCGCCACTGTTCCCAGGCCGGTTCCGGGCCGCCGAGGCTCGCGCGTCTTTCTTCTCGCGAGATGCAGGCGTCACTTCCGGTAACTGCCGCTGGAAAAGCCCTACCCCAGCTTTTACAGGGGGCACGCAGGATCCTAACCAGCGAAAGGATTGGGAAGAGTGGAACTCGCCTTCCGTTCGCTAAGTCCCTTGGGCATTTTCCTGCTGGAGAGAACCCACATGTTTTCCCAGGCTTCAAAACTATAAACTCTCCATTCCTTTCAAGTCATCGTCTCCACCCTGTCTACATTTCATCTTTCTTAAGACCTCTGCCATCTGTCCTCCAACTCCACCACCCGCTGAACTGGCACTGGCAAAAGCCACCAATGATTCAAATATCGCGGAATCGAAAAACTAGAAAGACTCCTGCGCTACCAGGTCTACTGATGCATTAAattttgcagtctttttttttttttttaatgattaatcaTCTTCCATAAAGTCAGGCTCGGCTCTTTTGCTTGACTTCTTGTACCCTGTTCCAGGATCTCCCCTGTAATCACAAAAGACTCAAGGATGTGACGCTGTTGCGAAGTAAAGAATATTCCTCCTGATTTAGGGAGCTTTCCCCTAAATGCCTCGTGGAGCTTGCAGTCCGGTGGTCTTCCATTTATAGGTTTGCCAGTGCAGTAGTTCCTCATTGCGGGGATTGTTTCTgatgcctgatgcagggctgcaGAGGAAGCTTCAGGAATGCTGTCGGTGCAACAAGAAGGGCTTCCGAGTGGCGGATAGCCTTAGCATGGAAGAACGAGCTTCCATTTTCACTTTGAGTTGATCATATGCCTCAGCCTCACAGAACCTGGGGATCTAGTCAGTCACTCTGGGTGTAAAAATCCCTGAGGCATCCAATTCTCTGAAGAAATGTTATCAGTTGCATTAAGTGGTCATTTGAACCCCCTTTGAGATCACGTGTGCTCGGACCATTGTTTGCACTGCCCCACCTGTGGTATCTCAATAGTTAAATTCCAACTAACACTTTGTGCCCCACACGCAGATGGAACATGCTGAGATGCCTAAAGGTAGATACAGCATGTGCACCACAGCAGTGTTCCTGGCTGCTCTGAAAGCATTGAATTAACTTCTGGCAGAGCACATGCGTCTATTGATTCGGAATCCCTGAATGGTGCAACCAGAATGTTGAGCACTGCATGTACAAGCCATGTCATGGTGTTGGGCCTCAGTAATGCGTGGTAGCAGATTCTGGATTTCCACATGTGCTTAGTTAAGACGGAGCTGGAGTTGGAGGTGATGGCAAATGATACCTCCCAAACACATCTGAGAGTTGGACAGACTGCACAGATGATTGTGGTACTGACTGCCCCTAACAGTATAAAGCCTTTTGTCTGCTAGGTGTACCGCATAGCTAGCACCGGAGTGTGTCTGAGCTCCACGGGGAAGGGGTGGGGCAAATTCTTGTAACACTCACTTGGAAGAGCTAGGGAGGGATGCTGAGGACCTGAGGGTACTGATGAGTGGGCTGACCCTAAAGTGGCCATCTTTGCAGGAACCAGGTTGTTTCTCATAGTTCACTCTTTGAACATTCCCATTCTCAGATGCTGCATAGCTTGGTTTTAAATCCCAGGATCGTCAACCTCAGGTTTCACGATCTTCAAGTTTGAGAGAGTGTTTTCTTCACGTATAAAATGGAAGCAATAATACCTCATAGACAATTTGTGCCATTAAGTGCCCAATATAAACgaacaattatttttcttttggcttccaaTATACAGCATTCTCCtatgatctctccctctctcttttccatgTACTTGTAGATCACTCTATTTCCAAGGACTCCTTAAATATTGATTCTTCTTAGGCTTCATCTTCAGATTAGGACTGTATTCATCCTTATTTTCATCCATTCTCCTAACTTCAGCTATGGCCTATACCCTGATGATCCCCAAAGCGCTATCACCAACCCAGGTCTCCATGAGTTTAGAACTACCCAACAGCATACTACAACTATCCTAAGCAGAActcatcttccttctcttaaAATCTGCCCCTTCTCTTCCCAATTAGACTGTAAACTCCGGGATAACTGGAACCATGTCGTGACATGGCCATACTCCTGGAGTCTAGAAAAACGCCTGGCACACAGGAGTTAAGTATTTGCTAAAGGGCTGAAAGAGCTCTTTTATACCAGTAAGATGaatgctataaaagaaaaatggcaaaggCCTTAGGTCCCTTCTCCACCCTAGATTGTTCAGGGAGAAGCCACCTGTGAGATCCTGGAGTAACAGCTGGGTCCAAAGCTCTGGAccctgttacacacacacacacaacttcatTTAATGGTATAGGGAATATGAACATGAGGTACTTCCCAACCATGGAAAAGCATCTGGATTTTATTTGATGgtttaatgtttttgaaaatgttgattAACATAAGCTGTACTCGGAGCGGGATGACAGACATGCTTATTTTAACAGGAATTTCATcctagaaatatttccaaaaaatacTCTATCTTAGGCCTCTTGCTGCAGGCAGGTTCCATGGGAATGCAcaaaaaagaggcagagaaacagtCCCCATGGGAGActgtagtttctttaaaaaacaggcTACTACTTCCTGTCAAGTTCATGAAGTGCCTTTCCCTTTGCTTAATCATCCAGAGTGAAGTCAAAGGGCTCAAAGTCTTTCCGGAAGCGGCGAGCCAgcatctcctcctcttccttgctGACCTGACATTGCCTCCAGTCAGACTTGTCAGGAATATTAAGGATGGCTTCACTGGCCAGTACCTCCCtgcagaaaaaagtaaaaatggacaGTATCAGCCTGAAGCACCCTCTTCTCTCTATTCCACTCCAGCTAGAGAGCTCTCCTCAGCATCACCTGAAGAAGGTTTGCCAATTCTTCTGACTTTGTTCATACCATTTTCTCTTGCCCAGAGCGTCATCTCCACCATTCTATCAGAATCATATTCAAGTTAAGTGACCAGCTCAGGTCCTACCTCTTTCCTAAACCTTCAaaccctatttatttttatttctctcttgaacAACTGGAACTACTGGTACTTACAGAACCAACACTGACACAGTACAAAGACGGTGGGCCCTGGTGTTAGAAAGATCAgaggcttggggtgcctgggcggttcagtcagttaagcgtgcaactcttggttttggctcaggtcatgatctcagggttgtgagattgagccctggtcaggctccacattcagtggggagtctgcttgagattctctctccctctccctctgcccctccccctgcccacacacctgcatgctctctctctaaaatgaataaataaaacctttaaaaatgaaagatcagAGGCTTAATTCCATCCCTAGTTCAACACTTGTTGTCTCTGACTTGAATATTACTTCATCGCTAAGTGTTGATTTCCTCACCTATGAAATGCAGTAAGGGTTTTGTGAGGTATGGAGATAACACAATCCAAGCACCAAACCAGCTATGAATACTATGAATACACCTTGCCTTAAACTCTAGTTTTGTCATCCCAATTAGACCAGGACTTTGCTGAGGGCCTGGTGCAGATCAGGCCTAGTATCACACACCACTGACTTTCTGCATCTCCTAGAGTAGACTCAGGCCTACACAGGCACAACAGCACAGGCTCAATGTCAACAAAGTAACTTATCTTGGTTCTCAGGACTAAAAAATACACACTGACACACACGCTCACATACGGGCTACCTTCTAATTGTCgctgctttacatttttatttatttttacactcATTTTGATATATTAGAAATAACTCTACTTggaacacctggctggctcagtcggtagactatgcaactcttgatctcggggttgtgagcttgagccccacgttgggtgtagagattacttaaaaaaataaaatcttttttttttttttttagattttatttatttattcgacagagatagagacagccagagagagagggaatacaagcagggggagtgagaggaagaagcaggctcgtagcggaagagcctgatgtggggctcgatcccacaatgccgggatcacgccctgagccgaaggcagacgcttaaccgctgtgccacccaggcgcccccccctttttttttaagaagaactCTATTTGTGCATCTATATGGTTCATTTTCCACTTTGAACTACAATAAATAGAAGAGTTGAAAACAAATCACATGAGTTTTCTAAAAGTAAAAGGATCTGAGCTCAAGTTCTACCTCCCGGGGCAAGCCTTGAgtctatttcttcatctataaaatgaaaacagaaccaCCTTTCTTGTACAGTGggggaaaaatatcttttcaagtattttgttAACTATAAAATGCTATGTAACTGTATAttagtattttgaaaaacagtcaACGTTGAAAATACAACAGACTATTATGAGCACAAAGCCATTCAGAGAACCTCTCCTGTGGGCTCATGTGCCTCTGTGTGGATCTACAATTGTGTGCCTAAGTCATCAGTGTCCACATCTGCATCTGTTGCTAAGGCAACAACAAAAAGACGATAATGTCAGATGTTTGAAGTCCCTAATCACACCTATTCTCACTTATcaattatgtttttgaaaatgcAGACAACCGTATTTCCTGGACTTATCCAATGGTAGCATCTCTTGGGGGTTTCCCAAATTAGTCCAAGAGGGGTTCAAAGTTGACTCAAAGCTCAGTtctaaccaggaaaaaaaaaacaacaactgcgAATCAGACACCAGCATTAGATAATCTGTTCCGCACATCTTCTACTGCCCTCCCTCCATACTCTATTTCTTCTTGCCAGCAACTTCCTATCTTCAGTCTGACCAGCTGATAACACTCCCTATATAGTTTTACAATCATGTTCTGTCTGATATGAGGAGCATAAACGAAGCCTCATCTAGGCCTAAGGACATTACACAATAATAAGGTTATTACAATATACCTGGGTCTGAACCTACCACGTGTGCTCATGGACAAGCTATCTAACCCCTCTAGAGCCATGCCGTCCACTAACAGGAGCCACTGGCCAGATctagctatttaaattttaattctaggggcgcctgggtggctgtcggttaagcatctgccttcagctcaggtcatgatcccagggtcctgggactgagtcccgcatcgggctccttgctcagcaggagcctgcttctatctctgcctgctgctccccctgcttgtgctctctctcttgatctaataaataaattaaataaataaattttaatcctaattaaaatgaaattaaaaatttagtttctcagtcatattagccacatttcaagagctcaggagccacatgtggctagtgattACTGTATAGGACAATGCAgatttatagaacattttcaacACCATGGCAAGTTCTACGGGGCACGGCTCTGGAGCCTCACTTACCACTTCAGTAAACTGGGATGACAGTACCTATCTTACAGAATTGGGAAGATTAAACGAAGCGATGCATGTAAAGctcttggcacagtgcctggcacagagcataTGCTCAATGAATGGTAGCACTTCACTCCTTTGGGATAGAAGGCCCACACCCTAATATTTGCTCTCTAAATCTCTCTCAggccctttgctttttttttttttgaagattttatttatttattcgacagagatagagacagccagcgagagagggaacacaagcagggggagtgggagaggaagaagcaggctcatagcagaggagcccgatgtggggctcgatcccagaacgccgggattacgccctgagccgaaggcagacgctcaaccgctgtgccacccaggcgcccctgtgtcaaCCTTTTCTTGAAGCCTtccacaaaacagaaataagttctcccttttctgaatttctgaagTCCACTATTCCTCCAAACTTTTTTATGGTACTTTTCACATTCTGCATTACATTACTgtcacatttgcaaatatctgacTTGTCCTAAGACTATAGGTTCCTTGGGGCAAAGACTGTTTCCTACTTGGCTTTTTATTCAATTGTCTATGCAGCTCACTAATCTGTTCATAGTAGTcctaataaaaatacatttaaaataagaaaaatatacaaacctTCCAAACTgtaaaggaaaattctttttaattctatGGAAAAGCTTCTCTCCCGTGTCAAGTTCAACATAAAAATATGCTGCTCCTGGCTGTGTAATCTAAAGCAAACAGAGTTGTATGAGGACATAtcataatgctttaaaaatctaaaacctAGCTCATctcttataaacatttatttggcaAAGAATTCAGTCTAGAAGtacaagaaaaagaatgtgaGCAGTACAGATGCCAAGCCAGTTAATGGAATACagtttaaaaaaccaaactaccAGATATTACAAAGACCCTCCCAGTAGCACCCATCCTAggacatttctcattttttgctcTTCCCAGGAATGCACTGAGGCATTGCTGTCATGTCATCCTCATCTCCAGTCCAATCAGTAACCCCATGCTCTAGAGGTCCAAACTGTCCACCTGCCTATTCAACATTTTTGGGATGCCTTGATATGACCTCAGGCTCCACACGTCAGAAACCACATTTTACTTCTCATCCTTTACTTTACATCCTTCCCCTCCTGCTTCACCTGCTTGATGTCAGAGTGCTCTGGGATTTCCAGCAGCTCCAtctgctgctgctctgcctggGTGATGAAGGCATCTTTGATGTCATCTGTAGTGCAGCAGCTGAGTGGCACAGGAATGACCTGAGGGGtggcgggggagaggcagacagatcAGAGAAATTCTTTGTACAGGTCCCCGAGAGGTCATGCCTCCTGCACAGTCCCTGAGAAGTAGCAAATCCATCACAGGGGTGGAGAAATGCCCCTCAGCAGAGATTCTCCTCAGGCCAGCCAGGCTTGTGTCAGCCTGTCTGTAAGGACTTAAACTTACGAGACAGCTTGCCAAGTGTGGGAGCCGATGCCTGATGCAGGAAAGGCTAGAGAGAGATCTCTCTGTCATCAAGCCCTTGCCAGCTCCTATGTAATATATGTGGCAGAGTCAGACCCATTTGAAAATTTAACAAATGTgccaaaaagaaaaccaccacaACTATAAACCAATTATCCATAAACAACCCCCAAATTTCTGAGCTGACAGCTCCATCAAGGCTCTGAAACTACTTCTCACCTCTAAGACTTCACTCATGCTGGTGAAATTATACCCACGCACATAAATACCCACTCTCTTCCACCTCTACCTATCAAGGCCCAAATCTTCCTTGAAACCTTCCTCAAGTACCCTTTCCTTTTCTAAAGAAGGCCCTTACTAACTGTGCTGGCCCATTCCTACTGACCATGCACTTCCCTGTGAAATCTCTGGATTTATCACTGGAGACTCTTTAACCTTTTAAATGAACATTATTCAAACattaatatgaaaatgtgtattaagtatttgaaatattaaaattttaaatatttaattttagattgGACTTATATATTTAACTATCAATTGATGTTATTTAAATCCTTGTCAATCTCCAGGTCCCCACAGGGTCCTTCCAAGTTCCTGGGTGGAGACCACCTACCTGTAGCTGGAGGTGATGGCTCTTATAATTTCTCTCAAACAGAACACACCGTTTCCCCCGACTTTTAAAGAACCGCCTCAGTGTCACCTTATACTTCTCCACCTCTTCTACCACCTCTGCTGAAAGCTCCACCACTGACTGGTAGTGGCCAATGGGCAGGATGAGGACATGGTCATCAGATAAGCCTCCTTTGGCCAGGGCAAGGTAGCACTACAGAGGAAACACATGGAATCAAGACATCAATGCCGCATGCATGATTCTTCAGGGAGAAAAGCCTACACAAAGAGTGAGCATGAGGGAGTGGACAAGGTGCTCGAGAGGCTATGAGCAGAAATTCTCCGGCTTTAGAAAAACTTATTTTAGAGGTTATAATGAGAACCTGGTGAAGAGTAAAATTAGACGCAACAAATTTCTATCCAACTATCAAATGAACTGGAAGCAAATGAATGGCATACCATCAGGCTTCTGGCTTCAGGCATGCCGAAGCTGAAGGAGACGGGAATAGCAAATAGTGGGTTCTTCCCTTCCAGGCTCCAAACTTGAACAcaatttttcagttattattgCCTTCAGTCACAGAAAGATACCACTTGATTTCAAAATGACCACTTTCCCTATGACAACATCCAATCCCACATCCCACTCCTAAGTACACCCTCTGGACTCACAAAAAAGGCATCGATGTCATGATTAGCATCCAGCGTCCCTACAGCCTTAAGCTGCTGCCTAACCTAtacaaaatgaaagcaaacataACCTAATGGGACGGAAGGAAACTCAGACACATCCAAAGCAGAAAACTACGGCTCCCAACAGTGGATGTCAGCAGCTAAgcagaaactaaaaatatttctgtcaaaATCAAAACATGCAAAACTGCGCTACACTCAGACACTCTTTGAAGGGAAAACACCCTGAGTAGAGAAATGGCCAGTGAATATCACCAAAGGCAAATGAAGGTACTAGAGCTTTAGAAAAAGCAATCCAATATTTCCTTTTAGTGTCATGAGTTCAAAGTTAAGACTGAAGGAAGGAGTCATTTATCATTAACACTGAGACAATCCAACAGAATGACAGAAGAGGTATCCGAAACAAACTAAAGCATGGTCATCCTTGATTTACTTGGCATAGAGGACAGAACACATCTACAAACTTCATCTTCCAGATGACTGAAGCTCATCAAAACCTCATAAgcactaaaatattttcctaatttttacaGTAACAATTTTTGattgtatgttttaaaagattacttttgaggggcgcctgggtggcgcagttgttaagcgtctgccttcggctcagggcatgatcccagcgttctgggatcgagccccgtatcaggctcctctggtagaagcctgcttcttcctctcccactccccctgcttgtgttccctctctcgctggctgtctctctatgtcaaattaataaataaaatctttaaaaaataaataaataaataaataaataaaaataaaagataactttTGAAGCCTGAGTCTTCTAATCTTTTCTTTATGTCAAAGGGTCACTGCCATAAACATCAGTTTTTATATTGTACTGTGCAGTGAAGCTATTGAAGGTTTCTAGTTCGGGCTCAAGAGTACCCATCACCCCCAGTGCAGTACCTCCCAGTTCTTGTGAG
The DNA window shown above is from Ailuropoda melanoleuca isolate Jingjing chromosome 6, ASM200744v2, whole genome shotgun sequence and carries:
- the CWF19L1 gene encoding CWF19-like protein 1 isoform X4; protein product: MKLMDAAELVKQPPDVTENPYRKSGKEASMGKQTPAPEEESACQFFFDLNEKQGRKRSSTGRDSKSSPHPKQPRKPPQPPGPCWFCLASPEVEKHLVVNIGTHCYLALAKGGLSDDHVLILPIGHYQSVVELSAEVVEEVEKYKVTLRRFFKSRGKRCVLFERNYKSHHLQLQVIPVPLSCCTTDDIKDAFITQAEQQQMELLEIPEHSDIKQITQPGAAYFYVELDTGEKLFHRIKKNFPLQFGREVLASEAILNIPDKSDWRQCQVSKEEEEMLARRFRKDFEPFDFTLDD
- the CWF19L1 gene encoding CWF19-like protein 1 isoform X3, whose amino-acid sequence is MAQGEVDTKKCGSALVSSLVTDLKPRYHFAALEKTYYERLPYRNHVVLQENAQHVTRFIALANVGNPEKKKYLYAFSIVPMKLMDAAELVKQPPDVTENPYRKSGKEASMGKQTPAPEEESACQFFFDLNEKQGRKRSSTGRDSKSSPHPKQPRKPPQPPGPCWFCLASPEVEKHLVVNIGTHCYLALAKGGLSDDHVLILPIGHYQSVVELSAEVVEEVEKYKVTLRRFFKSRGKRCVLFERNYKSHHLQLQVIPVPLSCCTTDDIKDAFITQAEQQQMELLEIPEHSDIKQITQPGAAYFYVELDTGEKLFHRIKKNFPLQFGREVLASEAILNIPDKSDWRQCQVSKEEEEMLARRFRKDFEPFDFTLDD